Proteins encoded by one window of Salvia splendens isolate huo1 chromosome 5, SspV2, whole genome shotgun sequence:
- the LOC121804982 gene encoding leucine-rich repeat receptor-like tyrosine-protein kinase PXC3, translating into MKRFSWNALYLFVIMLFIELVSSQLPPDQVSAMTTIYEIIQNNTAASSFVWSNVLKTSDPCLWKGVGCTSDNSSINTVSVKSSSISTSEFLPFVCNIATLESLDVSNNQLSSIPDGFLTGCRGITGLRLLNFSANRLSGPLPTFNGFPFLDTLDFSRNNLTGEVSMQLDGLGSLKTLNLGWNNFGGKIPTNLGNMNLLEEILLSLNKFTGEIPLAITKYKNLSVIDLSGNSLSGSIPIEFGGFTRLKTLILSLNYLSGGIPTFLANITSLERFAANQNSFTGSIPSGITKFLSFLDLSYNKLSGAVSSDLLSGPNLQVVDLSFNKLEGSIPAITSTKLYRLRLGSNSLNGTIPSTSLRSLMYLELDNNMLSGEIPSDLGIMFSNLSLLNLANNRLRGTLPPSLGSLGDLRVLSLQSNSLSGGIPSQILSLSKLENLNISSNLLSGSIPLFISRMQNLRNLDLHGNNLTGSIPDSIGEIPYLVELQLGNNQLSGRIPQMPDTLQISLNLSHNLFGGPIPVTLSRLQNLEVLDLSDNRFSGVIPDFLTQLSSLTHLLVMNNDLSGVVPKFRNKLVFDAKGNERLVSPPPPPPPPLPPHAKKSKSIASTIIIAVGSSAMVVGLVIMLSLLYSRRYHRINAENTYSAEEASPPQVVHGNLLTPNSIHKSNIDFKAAMEAVSDPINLSLKTRFSTYYKAVMPSGASYFVKKLNWSDKIFQLGSHERFEEELQVLGKLCSSNVMIPLAYVLTLDSAYLFYDFTPKGSLFDCLHRMGSTLDWASRYSIAIGVSQGLAFLHECKSSPILLLDLSTKSILLKSLNEPQVGDIELCKVIDPSKSTGSLSTIAGSVGYVPPEYAYTMRVTAAGNVYSFGVVLLELLTGKPAVSGGIELAKLVLSNSAQRNKWDHILDFNISKTSVAVRSQMLAVLKVAMACVSLQPETRPKMKSVLRMLLNAR; encoded by the exons ATGAAGAGGTTTTCCTGGAATGCCCTCTACCTGTTTGTGATAATGCTTTTCATTGAGCTAGTGTCATCTCAGCTCCCACCTGATCAGGTCAGTGCAATGACTACAATTTACGAAATCATCCAGAATAACACTGCTGCTTCTTCATTTGTGTGGAGTAATGTCTTGAAAACCTCAGACCCTTGTTTATGGAAGGGGGTTGGTTGCACCTCTGATAATTCCTCTATAAACACTGTTTCTGTGAAGTCATCTTCAATTTCCACCTCTGAATTTCTTCCATTTGTGTGCAATATTGCCACTTTAGAGTCTCTTGATGTGTCCAACAATCAACTTAGTTCAATCCCAGATGGTTTCCTCACTGGCTGTAGGGGAATCACTGGATTGAGGCTCTTGAATTTTAGTGCGAATAGGTTGAGTGGTCCTTTGCCTACTTTCAATGGCTTCCCATTTTTGGATACCTTGGATTTTTCTAGGAATAATTTGACTGGGGAGGTTAGTATGCAGTTGGATGGGTTGGGTTCTCTCAAAACACTAAATCTTGGTTGGAATAATTTTGGGGGAAAGATTCCAACAAATCTTGGAAATATGAATCTTTTGGAGGAGATTCTGCTCTCTCTTAATAAGTTCACTGGTGAAATTCCTTTGGCAATCACAAAATACAAGAATCTGAGTGTGATTGATCTTAGTGGCAATAGTCTCTCAGGCTCAATTCCAATAGAATTTGGGGGGTTCACTAGGTTGAAAACCTTGATTCTCTCTCTCAACTACTTGAGTGGTGGAATTCCAACATTTCTTGCTAATATCACATCGCTGGAAAGATTTGCAGCCAATCAGAACAGCTTTACTGGGAGTATTCCATCTGGTATTACGAAATTCCTTTCATTTTTGGATCTGAGTTACAACAAATTGAGTGGTGCAGTCTCCTCTGATCTTCTCTCGGGTCCGAATCTTCAAGTTGTGGACCTCTCTTTCAATAAGTTGGAAGGGTCTATTCCTGCAATCACTTCGACAAAGCTGTACAGGTTGAGGCTAGGCAGCAATTCTCTTAATGGGACGATTCCATCCACCTCGTTAAGGAGTCTGATGTATTTGGAGCTGGATAACAACATGTTGAGTGGTGAGATACCTTCGGATTTGGGTATAATGTTCTCTAACTTGTCCCTCTTGAACTTGGCTAACAACAGATTGAGAGGCACGTTACCTCCGTCTTTAGGTAGTCTCGGCGATCTTCGAGTTTTGAGTCTGCAGTCGAATAGTCTTTCTGGAGGAATCCCATCACAGATTTTGTCGTTGAGCAAACTGGAGAATCTGAATATAAGTAGTAACTTGCTCAGTGGCTCAATACCTTTGTTCATTTCGAGGATGCAGAATCTTCGCAATCTAGACTTGCACGGAAACAATCTGACTGGTTCTATACCCGACTCCATTGGAGAGATACCTTATTTGGTAGAACTCCAGTTGGGAAACAACCAACTCAGTGGGCGAATTCCTCAAATGCCAGATACTCTGCAGATTTCgttgaatctcagccacaacCTCTTTGGTGGGCCTATTCCAGTTACTCTATCAAGGCTGCAAAATTTGGAAGTATTGGACCTCTCCGACAACAGATTTTCGGGCGTGATACCAGACTTCTTGACTCAGCTAAGCAGCTTAACTCATCTACTAGTCATGAACAATGATCTCTCTGGTGTTGTCCCAAAATTCAGAAATAAACTTGTGTTCGATGCAAAAGGAAATGAGCGGTTGGTTtctcctccccctccccctccccctcccctTCCACCACACGCCAAAAAGTCCAAATCAATTGCCTCAACCATCATCATAGCTGTAGGAAGCTCAGCCATGGTTGTTGGTTTAGTGATCATGTTGAGCTTACTTTACTCAAGGAGATATCACAGGATCAACGCCGAGAACACATACTCTGCAGAAGAAGCTTCTCCACCACAGGTCGTCCATGGCAACTTGCTGACTCCCAACAGCATCCACAAGTCCAACATTGATTTCAAGGCAGCCATGGAGGCAGTATCCGACCCTATAAATCTCTCGCTGAAGACGAGATTCTCGACTTACTACAAAGCTGTGATGCCGTCTGGAGCCAGCTACTTCGTCAAGAAACTTAACTGGAGCGACAAGATCTTCCAACTAGGCAGCCACGAGAGATTCGAGGAGGAGCTTCAAGTTCTTGGAAAGCTGTGTAGTTCCAACGTCATGATCCCACTCGCCTACGTCTTGACACTGGACAGCGCTTACCTCTTCTACGACTTCACCCCAAAAGGCTCGCTCTTCGACTGCCTCCACAGGATGGGAAGCACGCTGGACTGGGCAAGCCGGTACAGCATTGCCATTGGAGTCTCTCAGGGCCTTGCCTTCCTCCATGAATGCAAGTCCAGCCCGATCCTCCTCCTCGATCTTTCCACCAAAAGCATCCTCCTTAAGTCCCTCAACGAGCCTCAAGTCGGGGATATCGAGCTGTGTAAAGTGATTGATCCCTCGAAGAGCACAGGCAGCCTCTCCACCATTGCTGGCTCCGTTGGCTATGTTCCTCCAG AGTATGCTTACACAATGAGAGTGACAGCAGCCGGAAATGTCTATAGCTTTGGCGTAGTTCTGCTTGAGCTCCTAACAGGAAAGCCAGCCGTTAGTGGAGGAATCGAACTAGCAAAGTTGGTGCTGAGCAACTCTGCACAGAGAAACAAATGGGACCATATTCTTGATTTCAACATCAGCAAGACATCAGTTGCTGTGAGAAGCCAGATGCTGGCGGTGCTCAAGGTGGCCATGGCTTGCGTTAGTCTCCAACCAGAAACGAGGCCGAAGATGAAGAGCGTGCTGCGGATGCTGCTGAATGCAAGGTGA